A genomic segment from Corylus avellana chromosome ca5, CavTom2PMs-1.0 encodes:
- the LOC132180295 gene encoding cysteine-rich receptor-like protein kinase 42, with the protein MILIPTMNSMRYENPTWVYSFFFFFFLFSLFSLSLSDPRTSQPGIYCGASKPPLSANFIPTFVKEMESLSQLVTAKHWGTHFVNSTPPMYGLAQCFQDLSHTDCLLCYAASRTKLPRCLPSTSAAIFLDGCFLRYDNYSFYREAVNPLMDNVNCSSKSGVVADEVIARVEFVNSVRFAIENVTRTAVTNGGFGLAEVKGSVYALAQCWKTVGSDGCRECLEKAGKAVRGCAPRRDGRGLFAGCYLRYSTEKFYNDRGEAENASHGSSRTGVTVAIVLSAVAFLMLFLFAAFAGYARLSRIKEERNNLGQISTSIDRLSLNFKYEALEKATDYFNTSRKIGQGGAGSVYKGTLPNGKTVAVKRLIFNTRQWVDDFFNEVNLIAGIQHKNLVQLLGCSIEGPESLLVYEYVPNRSLDQFIFDKSKVQTLNWKQRFDIIVGTAEGLAHLHGGTKVRIIHRDIKSSNVLLDENLTPKIADFGLARCFAADKTHLSTGIAGTLGYMAPEYLVRGQLTEKADVYSFGVLVLEIVCGRRNNAFIEDSGSLLQTVWQLYRTSRLAEGADPCLRDKFPEKEVSDVLQIGLLCTQASVALRPSMDEIVQLLNNKDGEIPIPTQPPFLSANVLEPSSSIKSYSMNSLGSNAARKTEEASYTSTESSSMDSSDGLSRI; encoded by the exons ATGATATTGATACCCACCATGAATTCCATGCGCTACGAAAATCCAACATGGGTttactctttcttcttcttcttcttcttattctcgctcttctctctctccctctccgatCCCCGGACATCTCAGCCAGGCATCTACTGCGGAGCCTCCAAGCCCCCGCTATCCGCCAACTTCATACCAACCTTTGTCAAAGAAATGGAGAGCTTATCGCAGCTCGTCACCGCGAAACACTGGGGGACCCACTTTGTCAACTCCACGCCGCCCATGTACGGACTCGCTCAGTGCTTCCAAGACCTTTCCCACACCGACTGCCTCCTTTGCTACGCGGCAAGCCGCACCAAGCTTCCCCGCTGCCTCCCGTCGACCTCTGCTGCCATATTCCTCGACGGCTGCTTCCTGCGCTACGACAACTACAGCTTCTACCGAGAAGCTGTTAACCCTTTGATGGACAACGTCAACTGCAGCTCCAAAAGCGGCGTGGTTGCGGATGAAGTAATTGCGAGGGTTGAGTTTGTGAATTCTGTTAGGTTTGCGATTGAGAACGTGACGAGGACTGCCGTGACAAATGGAGGGTTTGGATTGGCGGAAGTGAAGGGGTCGGTGTATGCCTTGGCGCAGTGCTGGAAGACTGTAGGGAGTGATGGATGCAGAGAGTGCCTGGAGAAGGCCGGGAAGGCGGTGAGAGGGTGCGCGCCGAGGAGGGATGGGAGAGGTCTGTTTGCCGGGTGTTATTTGAGATATTCCACCGAGAAGTTTTACAATGACAGGGGAGAGGCAGAGAATGCAAGTCAcg GTTCTTCTCGAACAGGAGTCACGGTAGCCATTGTCTTGTCGGCAGTCGCCTTCCTAATGCTTTTTCTGTTTGCCGCATTTGCAGGGTATGCAAGATTATCTAGGATCAAAGAAG AGCGCAATAATCTGGGCCAAATTTCAACCAGTATTGACAGGCTTAGTTTGAATTTCAAATATGAAGCTCTTGAGAAAGCAACGGACTACTTTAATACATCAAGAAAAATAGGGCAAGGAGGAGCTGGTTCTGTGTACAAGGGGACTCTTCCAAATGGGAAAACTGTTGCTGTTAAGAGATTGATTTTCAATACCAGGCAATGGGTGGATGATTTTTTCAATGAAGTGAATTTGATCGCTGGAATTCAACACAAGAATCTTGTGCAGCTTTTGGGTTGCAGCATTGAAGGCCCTGAGAGCCTCCTGGTTTATGAGTATGTACCAAACAGGAGCCTTGATCAATTCATTTTTG ACAAGAGCAAAGTTCAGACTCTAAATTGGAAGCAGCGGTTTGATATCATTGTTGGAACAGCTGAGGGGCTTGCACATCTTCATGGAGGTACTAAAGTAAGAATAATTCACAGAGACATAAAAAGCAGCAATGTTCTTCTGGATGAGAATCTAACTCCAAAGATTGCTGACTTTGGCCTTGCTCGATGTTTTGCTGCTGATAAAACTCATCTTAGTACTGGAATTGCTGGAACATT AGGATACATGGCTCCTGAGTATCTTGTTCGAGGACAACTTACAGAGAAAgcagatgtttatagttttggagtGCTGGTTCTTGAGATTGTATGCGGTAGGAGGAACAATGCCTTCATTGAGGACTCTGGTTCTCTTCTACAAACA GTATGGCAACTCTATCGAACAAGTAGACTTGCTGAAGGTGCTGACCCTTGCCTGAGAGACAAATTCCCTGAAAAAGAGGTATCAGATGTGCTTCAAATTGGGCTTCTGTGCACACAAGCTTCAGTTGCTTTGAGACCATCAATGGACGAAATAGTTCAGTTGCTAAATAATAAAGATGGTGAGATTCCTATACCAACGCAGCCTCCTTTTCTGAGTGCCAATGTGCTTGAGCCATCCAGCTCCATCAAGTCATATAGCATGAACAGCTTAGGGTCGAACGCCGCAAGAAAGACAGAAGAAGCATCCTACACCTCCACAGAGTCCTCTAGCATGGACAGTTCAGATGGGCTATCAAGAATCTAA
- the LOC132182212 gene encoding cysteine-rich receptor-like protein kinase 46, with the protein MVASDLLSLIFLALFWVHATHADSTVDMIARSCRKTPVRNASLYVDGYWHLVVSMEQEMVRNKFAFNEMGEPPDRIYLFSQCMNDLSGEECKMCFDQMKTLLPSCFPNTGGRVYADGCFLRAENYSFFEEIIEPVDDMQICSDSMEGRQGFNDTTRELVMEIAKDAPHNRGHAVQHQELESGASVYAMANCWKTINAEMCSICLGNAAMASLSCLPSSGGRVMNAGCFLRYADYDFFSSSTEAPSMLSYAIYATGVVALCTFTITIGFCVGKTAYQESIQEPKLKRMETDLSVQDKSLQFLQFKYSTLERATDCFNEAHKLGQGGYGEVFKGTLPDGREIAIKRLYVSGKGRTDDVYNEMDIIRRAQHKNLVRFLGCCFTHIDSFLVYEFLANKSLDHFLFDPEKKKELDWNKRLGIIIGTAEGLEYLHMDSQVRIVHRDIKASNILLDLRHKPKIADFGLARFYSCDESLISTAIAGTLGYIAPEYLAHGRLTEKVDVYSFGVLVLEIVSGHRNSEFQPTETFETLVTNAWKRFQSKTVTEIIDVSMEMEDVEEATRVIQVGLLCTQESASLRPTMTTVIQMLREKDAHLPVPSKPPFTEESMEISPSFESSRRRPSCLSDLCTFHSFKTSEPE; encoded by the exons ATGGTGGCGTCTGATCTTTTGTCTTTGATCTTCCTCGCCCTCTTCTGGGTTCATGCCACACATGCAGACTCAACGGTGGACATGATTGCCCGCTCATGCAGGAAGACGCCTGTGCGCAACGCATCGCTTTACGTGGATGGGTATTGGCATCTGGTAGTATCAATGGAGCAGGAGATGGTCCGTAACAAGTTCGCGTTTAATGAAATGGGCGAGCCGCCCGATCGAATCTATCTGTTTTCGCAGTGCATGAACGATCTTTCAGGCGAAGAGTGTAAAATGTGTTTCGACCAGATGAAGACCCTCTTGCCCAGTTGCTTTCCTAACACAGGCGGTCGTGTTTATGCTGACGGGTGCTTTCTCAGGGCAGAGAATTACAGTTTCTTTGAAGAAATTATTGAGCCAGTTGATGACATGCAG ATATGCAGTGACAGTATGGAGGGGAGACAGGGGTTTAATGATACAACGAGGGAGTTGGTGATGGAAATTGCAAAAGATGCACCACATAACAGAGGCCATGCAGTGCAGCACCAGGAGTTGGAATCAGGTGCATCCGTCTATGCCATGGCTAATTGCTGGAAGACTATCAACGCCGAAATGTGTTCTATATGCCTCGGAAATGCAGCTATGGCTTCCTTAAGTTGCCTGCCATCCTCAGGGGGCCGTGTCATGAACGCTGGCTGCTTTTTACGTTACGCTGATTATGACTTCTTCagcagcagcactgaagctccCAGCATGTTATCTTATGCTATTTATGCTACGGGAGTGGTTGCTCTCTGCACTTTCACCATTACAATTGGATTCTGTGTTGGGAAAACTGCTTACCAAGAAAGTATTCAGGAGCCAAAACTAAAAA GAATGGAGACGGACTTATCAGTACAAGACAAAAGCCTGCAGTTTTTGCAGTTCAAGTACTCAACGCTGGAGAGAGCAACTGACTGCTTCAATGAAGCTCACAAACTTGGTCAAGGAGGATATGGTGAAGTCTTTAAG GGAACCTTACCAGATGGTAGAGAAATCGCGATTAAGCGTTTGTATGTAAGTGGAAAGGGGCGTACAGATGATGTATACAATGAAATGGATATCATTAGGAGAGCCCAGCATAAGAACTTGGTTCGTTTCCTGGGCTGCTGCTTCACCCACATCGATAGCTTCCTTGTCTATGAATTCCTCGCAAACAAAAGCCTTGACCATTTCTTATTCG AcccagagaagaagaaggaactAGATTGGAATAAAAGGCTTGGAATAATCATAGGAACAGCTGAAGGTTTGGAATACCTCCACATGGACAGTCAAGTGCGAATTGTTCATAGAGACATCAAAGCAAGCAACATTTTGTTAGACTTGAGACATAAACCCAAAATTGCTGATTTCGGGCTCGCAAGGTTTTATTCTTGTGACGAAAGCCTCATCAGCACTGCCATTGCAGGCACACT AGGGTACATAGCTCCTGAATACCTTGCTCATGGAAGACTAACTGAGAAGGTAGATGTCTACAGCTTTGGGGTTCTTGTGCTCGAAATAGTCAGCGGTCATCGGAACAGTGAATTTCAACCTACAGAAACGTTTGAAACTCTTGTTACTAAT GCATGGAAGCGCTTCCAATCAAAAACAGTAACGGAGATAATCGATGTAAGCATGGAGATGGAAGACGTTGAAGAAGCTACAAGAGTTATTCAAGTGGGTTTGTTGTGTACACAAGAATCGGCCTCTTTACGTCCAACCATGACAACGGTTATTCAAATGCTTAGAGAAAAGGATGCCCATTTGCCGGTGCCATCCAAGCCTCCTTTCACCGAAGAATCCATGGAAATATCTCCCTCATTTGAATCTTCCCGCCGACGACCTTCTTGTTTATCTGATTTATGTACATTCCACAGTTTCAAAACAAGTGAGCCCGAAtga